A region of Lathamus discolor isolate bLatDis1 chromosome 18, bLatDis1.hap1, whole genome shotgun sequence DNA encodes the following proteins:
- the RCC1 gene encoding regulator of chromosome condensation translates to MRSAGSAGLAWPRWRRSGDRSTMPGKRTSKKSLASEEESPGRKRVKVCHPSHRTQPGLVLTLGQGDVGQLGLGEDVMERKKPALVSLPEMIVQAEAGGMHTVCLSQTGKIYTFGCNDEGALGRDTSAEGSETTPGLVELQEKVVQVSAGDSHTAALTEDGRVFVWGSFRDNNGVIGLLEPMKTSSSPVLLQLNAPVIKIVSGNDHLVMLTLDGDLFTCGCGEQGQLGRVPELFANRGGRRGLQRLLVPQRVPVRGKGNRGKLRFQDAFCGAYFTFAITEEGHIYGFGLSNYHQLGTQGTEPCFSPQNLTCFKNSTKSWVGFSGGQHHTVCVDSEGKAYSLGRAEYGRLGLGAGAEEKSTPTVIPELPSISSVACGASVGYAVSSDGRAFAWGMGTNYQLGTGEEEDVWSPVEMVGKQLENRTVLAVSSGGQHTVLLVKDKEQS, encoded by the exons ATGCGCAGTGCGGGCTCGGCTGGGCTCGCTTGGCCCCGGTGGCGGCGGAGCGGAG ATCGCAGCACTATGCCGGGGAAGCGCACCAGCAAGAAGAGCCTGGCTTCAGAAGAGGAGTCTCCTGGAAGGAAGAGGGTTAAAG TGTGCCACCCGTCCCACCGCACGCAGCCCGGGCTGGTGCTGACGCTGGGGCAGGGCGATGTCGGCCAGCTGGGCCTGGGAGAGGACGTGATGGAGAGGAAGAAGCCAGCCCTGGTGTCCCTGCCGGAGATGATCGTGCAGGCGGAGGCTGGAGGGATGCACACGGTGTGCCTCAGCCAGACAGGGAAG ATCTACACCTTTGGCTGCAACGATGAGGGTGCCCTCGGACGCGACACCTCGGCGGAAGGGTCGGAGACCACGccggggctggtggagctgcaggAAAAGGTGGTGCAGGTGTCGGCAGGGGACAGCCACACTGCTGCACTGACAGAGGACGGCAGGGTTTTCGTCTGGGGCTCGTTCCGG GATAACAACGGGGTGATCGGCTTGCTGGAGCCCATGAagaccagctccagccctgtgctgctccaGCTCAATGCACCCGTCATTAAAATTGTCTCAG GGAATGACCACCTAGTGATGCTGACACTGGATGGTGACCTCTTCACGTGTGGCTGTGGCGAGCAGGGCCAGCTGGGGAGAGTGCCAGAGCTCTTTGCCAAccgaggaggaaggagaggtcTAC AGCGGTTGCTGGTCCCCCAGCGTGTCCCTGTCAGAGGCAAAGGCAACAGAGGCAAATTGCGTTTCCAGGATGCCTTTTGTGGGGCTTACTTCACTTTTGCCATCACAGAGGAGGGACACATCTATGGATTCGGCCTCTCTAACTACCATCAGCTTG GCACCCAGGGCACCGAGCCCTGCTTCTCCCCGCAGAACCTGACGTGCTTCAAGAACTCCACCAAGTCCTGGGTCGGGTTCTCTGGAGGGCAGCACCACACAGTGTGCGTGGACTCAGAGG GGAAAGCCTACAGCCTGGGCAGGGCAGAGTACGGCCGCCTGGGCCtcggggctggggcagaggagaAGAGCACACCCACAGTCATCCCCGAGCTGCCCAGCATCTCCTCTGTGGCCTGCGGAGCTTCGGTCGGCTACGCTGTCAGCAGTGATG GCCGAGCATTCGCCTGGGGCATGGGCACCAACTACCAGCTGGgcacaggggaggaggaggacgtCTGGAGCCCGGTGGAGATGGTGGGCAAGCAGCTGGAGAACCGCACGGTGCTGGCCGTCTCCAGTGGTGGGCAGCACACTGTGCTGCTGGTCAAGGACAAGGAGCAGAGTTGA